From the genome of Pelosinus fermentans DSM 17108:
ATTGGCAAAATCTGTAGCTTTAGAAAAAATTGAATCTGATATTTCTCGGGTTTTAGATGAGATTGAAGAAGTTGTCAATAATTTATACCGTGGAGAGTTAACAGTATCAGATGAAAAACTAGCAAAAATGTCAGCGAGTATTTTAGAATTTAAGTTAAGCACCATTTCGTATGTTATGTTATTGGACAAACCAGCAATTACTTGGAATAATGAGGAGGCTAGCGAACTATTTGATGAACTTACCATATTATTTGAATTAACGGATCGTTATGAAAAACTTCGTCATAAAATAGATACATTAATGGATATTATAGAAGTTTTTTCAGGATTGGCTCATTCCAAAAGGGGAACTCGCTTAGAATGGGCGGTTATCATATTAATTGGTATTGAAATTTGTTTATCCTTATTCGCCTTATTTTTTGAAAAATAATCATAGGTTGACCAGAAATACCCAAAGGTAATATAATGTAAGTAAAAGTTAATATAAGGAGGTAAATCTTTGAGTAACATTGACACTATGCTAAACTTAAAAACTTGGGCAGTGGTTGGAGCAACTGATAATAAAGAAAAATTTGGATATAAAATCTTCAAAGTAATGTTAGAGGCTGGAATTGAAGTATATCCTATTAATACTGGTGTTGCAGAGATCCTTGGACAAAAATGTTATCCAACACTAAAGGATTTGCCAATAAAGCCAGAGGCTGTAGATATAGTAGTACCTCCTAAAGTTGGCGAAAAAATTATGCATGAATGTGCAGAAATTGGTATAAATAATGTTTGGTTGCAGCCTGGAGCAGATGCTCCTCAGGTTATTCAAGCAGCAGAAGAGTTAGGACTTAATGTTGTTCATCATGCATGTGTCATGGTAGAAATGAGGAAAAAGGAGGCATAATCAATGGCAAATGTAATTCATGTGAATGAGGAAAATTTTCAGAGTGAAGTAATGGAGTCAAAATTACCTGTATTAGCAGATTTTTGGGCACCTTGGTGTGGTCATTGTACGAAGTTATCTCCAATACTTGACGAATTAGCTGCTGATTTGGGAGATAAGGTTAAAGTGGTAAAGATTAGTGTAGATGAAAATAGAGCACTGGCGCAGCAATATAGTGTAATGAGTTTACCCACTATGATTCTAATTAAAGATGGAGAAAAGGTGGATAAATTATTAGGGTTTATGCCGAAAGCTGCTATTAGTGATAAAATTTCATCAATATTATAAAGTAGGACAACCAATAACAGTAAATGCTGTTATTGGTTGTTTTTTTGTTCTAATTATGTTGCTGATGGAATAGACAATAGCAACATAATTTTTAAGAGTGGGGGGCCGGAACTATTGGCAAAAGTAGTTTTAGTTGGTTCGCCTAACGTTGGTAAAAGTGTAATATTTAACTACCTAACTGGTCAATATGTGGCAGTATCCAATTATCCAGGAACCACAGTTGATATTTCTCGGGGATATAGCAAAATAAATGGAAAAGTATATGAATTTATTGATACTCCGGGTATGTACTCTCTTATACCCATTACAGAGGAAGAGAGAGTATCACGAATGTTATTGTGCCAGGAGAAGCCGGATATTGTATTACATGTAATTGATGCTAAAAATATTC
Proteins encoded in this window:
- a CDS encoding RMD1 family protein, which translates into the protein MAETEFKAIVLNNEINLNKISQHFGSNRKLKWEEYLILKGTELQGIVREIEMKRVYLFHFGSIVFLNFQYHEIMDVINYLKTIENGIHDTNTFKYVDEYKIEINSESESAINNDYMVTKQIAEYQFDIVSTVLAKSVALEKIESDISRVLDEIEEVVNNLYRGELTVSDEKLAKMSASILEFKLSTISYVMLLDKPAITWNNEEASELFDELTILFELTDRYEKLRHKIDTLMDIIEVFSGLAHSKRGTRLEWAVIILIGIEICLSLFALFFEK
- a CDS encoding CoA-binding protein — encoded protein: MSNIDTMLNLKTWAVVGATDNKEKFGYKIFKVMLEAGIEVYPINTGVAEILGQKCYPTLKDLPIKPEAVDIVVPPKVGEKIMHECAEIGINNVWLQPGADAPQVIQAAEELGLNVVHHACVMVEMRKKEA
- the trxA gene encoding thioredoxin, with the protein product MANVIHVNEENFQSEVMESKLPVLADFWAPWCGHCTKLSPILDELAADLGDKVKVVKISVDENRALAQQYSVMSLPTMILIKDGEKVDKLLGFMPKAAISDKISSIL